In Cololabis saira isolate AMF1-May2022 chromosome 4, fColSai1.1, whole genome shotgun sequence, one DNA window encodes the following:
- the LOC133442478 gene encoding putative uncharacterized protein DDB_G0271606: MLQDQQKASEELIQKLLQEEDQLLEDERKRREEDEQLAQRLSDELNPPPPPCPETLRLVEVKKKKEVTIGQMDRFLIPRAPRAPSLPRLDYYGPQLEVEVSLGAVEVHLGNHLVPQVGEEVHLGNHLVPQVGEEVCLGEQQQQQEEEVVHLGEELHPGVQLGGYLISTKRKTWESPEEEQGGASKRLLMPRSSEEQEDRRLQERLQQEHLQLQDQEHLQDQEQQQEQAGLQEELQQVQLQRQDQEQADLRLAQLLQKQLNREERQKATDRRKGSSDAYLLRHKQGSSRLHAARTSRRSSSSSLSSSSSSSSSPSSSSSSSSSPSSRRGRKQLTLTDMFSSLS; encoded by the exons aTGCTGCAGGACCAGCAGAAAGCCAGCGAGGAGCTGATCCAGAAACTCCTCCAGGAGGAAgatcagctgctggaggacgagaggaagaggagggaggaAGACGAGCAGCTGGCCCAACGGCTCAGTGATGAACTG aaccctcctcctcctccgtgtcCGGAGACGCTGCGTCTGGTGgaggtgaagaagaagaaggaggtgACGATCGGCCAGATGGACCG GTTCCTGATTCCTCGAGCTCCTCGAGCTCCGTCCCTCCCCCGGCTGGACTACTATGGCCCCCAGCTGGAGGTGGAGGTCAGCCTGGGGGCCGTGGAGGTGCACCTGGGGAATCACCTGGTCCCTCAGGTGGGGGAGGAGGTGCACCTGGGGAATCACCTGGTCCCTCAGGTGGGGGAGGAGGTCTGCctgggggagcagcagcagcagcaggaggaggaggtggttcACCTGGGGGAGGAGCTTCACCCGGGGGTCCAGCTGGGGGGTTACCTGATCTCCACCAAGAGGAAGACCTGGGAGTCTCCGGAGGAGGAGCAGGGCGGAGCCTCCAAGCGGCTGCTGATGCCCCGCTCCtcggaggagcaggaggaccGGCGTCTGCAGGAGAGACTCCAGCAGGAgcatctgcagctgcaggaccaggagcatctgcaggaccaggagcagcagcaggagcaggcGGGCCTGCAGGAGGAGCTACAGCAGGTGCAGCTGCAGAGGCAGGACCAGGAGCAGGCGGACCTGCGTCTGGCTCAGCTGCTGCAGAAGCAGCTGAaccgggaggagagacagaAGGCCACAGACCGGAGGAAAGGTTCCTCCGACGCCTACCTGCTCCGGCACAAGCAGGGAAGCTCACGCCTCCACGCCGCCAGGACCTCCAGGaggtcctcgtcctcctccctgtcctcctcctcctcctcgtcctcttctccctcctcttcctcctcgtcctcctcctctccctcctccaggAGAGGCCGTAAACAGCTGACTCTCACCGACATGTTCTCCAGTCTGAGCTGA